From the Primulina tabacum isolate GXHZ01 chromosome 3, ASM2559414v2, whole genome shotgun sequence genome, one window contains:
- the LOC142540857 gene encoding pentatricopeptide repeat-containing protein At3g12770-like isoform X2 → MLLPTVTKFASSNISYSKLLSQFSLTKSLNEGLQIHTHLLKVGLSKDSKHWNHLINLYSKCKAFSQACKLIEENHEQDVVSWSSLISGYAKNGLSEEALLAFRKMHILGIRCNEFTFPSILKACAGSKNFVLGKQVHGIIVQTGFESDVFVANTLVVMYAKCDNYVDSMRLFEGIPERNVVSFNALLSCYTQSDSFWEALALFQEMVASEVRPDEFSLSTILNATTGLRDIYQGKKIHGYLIKLGYEDDPFSLNALVDMYAKAGDLGDAVTVFDNIKEPDIISWNAAIAGCVLNEYHERALELLEQMKRSGIHPNMFTLSSACKACAALGLEELGKQFHCYFIRMEMMNDSFVGVGLIDMYCKCRLMKDAVTIYRLMPHKDLVALNAMISGYSQNGQNGEALYLFMEMYKETMGFDQATILVVLNAIADLQDVGACKQIHALIIKSGYQADSFIINSIVDSYGKSSQVHDAARVFEECPNLDLPSYTSMITSYSQYGQGEEALKLFLKLLNMDLKPDSFVCSSLLNACANLSAYEQGKQIHVHVLKLGFISDVFAGNSLVNMYAKCGSIEDAGCAFSEVPERGVVSWSAMIGGLAQHGHGKEALQLFNDMLKDGVAPNHVTLVSVLCACNHAGLVNEAGWYFENMKMNFGIEPTQEHYACMIDVLGRAGKLDKAVNLVDNMPFEANATIWGGLLGAAKIHKNLELGQRAAEMLYTLDPEKSGTHVILANIYASAGLWENVAKVRRLMKDSKVKKEPGMSWMEIKDNIYTFIVGDRSHSRSEEIYAKLEELGQLMAKAGYVPMVEIDLHDVRKKEKEVLLSYHSEKLAVAFGLISTPDGAPIRVKKNLRICLDCHTAFKFICKIASREIIIRDVNRFHHFRDGSCSCGDYW, encoded by the coding sequence ATGCTTCTTCCCACAGTCACGAAATTTGCCTCGAGCAACATTTCCTACTCAAAGCTTTTATCTCAATTTTCTCTGACCAAGTCTTTAAATGAAGGCCTCCAAATTCACACACACCTATTAAAGGTCGGGTTATCCAAGGATTCAAAACACTGGAACCATTTGATTAATTTATACTCCAAGTGTAAAGCTTTTAGCCAGGCATGCAAGCTGATTGAAGAAAATCACGAACAAGATGTGGTATCCTGGTCCTCTTTGATATCTGGGTATGCCAAGAATGGCCTTAGTGAAGAAGCCCTTCTGGCTTTTCGCAAAATGCATATATTGGGAATTAGATGTAATGAATTTACTTTCCCCAGCATACTCAAGGCATGTGCAGGTTCCAAAAATTTTGTGCTTGGGAAGCAAGTTCATGGGATTATTGTGCAAACTGGGTTTGAATCAGATGTATTTGTTGCAAATACATTGGTGGTTATGTATGCTAAATGTGACAATTATGTTGATTCTATGAGATTGTTTGAGGGTATTCCAGAAAGGAATGTTGTTTCTTTTAACGCCCTGTTATCATGTTACACGCAAAGTGATTCTTTTTGGGAAGCACTGGCGTTGTTTCAAGAAATGGTTGCAAGTGAAGTTAGGCCCGATGAGTTTAGTTTGTCAACTATATTAAATGCCACGACAGGGCTAAGAGATATTTATCAGGGAAAGAAGATCCATGGCTATCTCATTAAGCTTGGATACGAGGATGATCCATTCTCATTGAACGCACTAGTTGACATGTATGCAAAAGCTGGGGATCTGGGAGATGCAGTTACTGTTTTTGATAATATTAAAGAACCTGATATTATTTCGTGGAATGCTGCCATCGCTGGATGTGTGCttaatgagtatcatgaaagGGCTTTAGAATTGTTAGAACAGATGAAGAGATCGGGTATTCACCCCAATATGTTCACCTTATCGAGTGCTTGTAAAGCTTGTGCAGCATTGGGATTAGAAGAATTGGGTAAGCAGTTTCACTGCTATTTCATTAGGATGGAGATGATGAACGATAGCTTTGTGGGTGTTGGTCTCATTGACATGTATTGCAAGTGTCGGTTGATGAAGGATGCAGTAACAATTTATCGGTTGATGCCGCACAAAGACTTGGTTGCACTGAATGCAATGATTTCTGGATACTCACAAAATGGGCAGAACGGAGAAGCTCTGTATCTATTCATGGAGATGTACAAAGAGACAATGGGATTTGACCAGGCAACCATACTAGTGGTTCTTAATGCGATTGCAGATTTGCAGGATGTTGGCGCCTGCAAACAAATTCATGCACTTATAATAAAATCAGGCTACCAAGCTGATAGTTTCATTATAAACAGTATTGTTGATTCATATGGAAAAAGTAGCCAGGTGCATGATGCGGCTAGAGTATTTGAAGAGTGCCCAAATCTTGATTTGCCATCTTATACATCAATGATAACTTCTTATTCTCAGTATGGACAGGGCGAAGAAGCTTTGAAGCTTTTTTTAAAGCTACTAAACATGGATCTTAAGCCAGATTCTTTTGTTTGCAGTTCGCTTCTTAATGCGTGTGCAAATTTATCTGCTTATGAACAGGGGAAGCAAATCCACGTTCATGTGTTGAAATTAGGGTTCATATCAGATGTTTTTGCCGGAAATTCACTTGTCAACATGTATGCTAAATGCGGAAGTATAGAGGATGCTGGTTGTGCtttctctgaggttcctgagagaGGTGTTGTATCATGGTCTGCAATGATTGGGGGGCTTGCGCAACATGGGCATGGTAAAGAGGCCCTCCAGTTATTCAATGACATGTTGAAAGACGGTGTTGCTCCCAACCACGTGACGTTAGTCAGTGTCCTTTGCGCGTGTAATCATGCCGGGCTTGTTAATGAAGCTGGGTGGTATTTTGAGAACATGAAAATGAATTTCGGCATAGAACCAACACAAGAGCACTATGCTTGCATGATTGATGTTCTTGGCCGTGCTGGAAAATTGGACAAGGCAGTGAATCTCGTGGATAATATGCCATTTGAAGCTAATGCCACCATTTGGGGGGGTCTTCTTGGTGCTGCAAAAATTCACAAGAATCTAGAGCTAGGACAACGTGCTGCCGAGATGCTTTATACTCTTGATCCAGAAAAATCTGGTACCCATGTTATTCTTGCAAATATATACGCCTCTGCGGGATTATGGGAAAATGTTGCAAAGGTGAGAAGACTAATGAAAGACAGCAAAGTGAAGAAGGAACCAGGGATGAGTTGGATGGAGATAAAAGACAATATCTACACATTTATAGTTGGAGATAGAAGCCATTCTAGAAGTGAAGAGATATATGCAAAACTCGAGGAGCTGGGACAACTAATGGCCAAAGCTGGTTATGTTCCTATGGTAGAGATTGATCTCCACGAtgttagaaagaaagaaaaagaagtTCTTCTCTCGTATCATAGTGAAAAGCTTGCGGTTGCTTTTGGGCTGATTTCCACCCCAGATGGAGCACCTATCAGGGTGAAAAAAAATCTTCGAATCTGTTTGGACTGCCATACAGCATTCAAATTCATCTGTAAAATTGCTTCAAGGGAAATTATTATCAGAGATGTTAACCGGTTCCACCATTTTAGAGATGGATCTTGCTCCTGTGGGGATTATTGGTAA
- the LOC142540857 gene encoding pentatricopeptide repeat-containing protein At3g12770-like isoform X1 produces the protein MLELELSFHLLRDKQDSLLACMLLPTVTKFASSNISYSKLLSQFSLTKSLNEGLQIHTHLLKVGLSKDSKHWNHLINLYSKCKAFSQACKLIEENHEQDVVSWSSLISGYAKNGLSEEALLAFRKMHILGIRCNEFTFPSILKACAGSKNFVLGKQVHGIIVQTGFESDVFVANTLVVMYAKCDNYVDSMRLFEGIPERNVVSFNALLSCYTQSDSFWEALALFQEMVASEVRPDEFSLSTILNATTGLRDIYQGKKIHGYLIKLGYEDDPFSLNALVDMYAKAGDLGDAVTVFDNIKEPDIISWNAAIAGCVLNEYHERALELLEQMKRSGIHPNMFTLSSACKACAALGLEELGKQFHCYFIRMEMMNDSFVGVGLIDMYCKCRLMKDAVTIYRLMPHKDLVALNAMISGYSQNGQNGEALYLFMEMYKETMGFDQATILVVLNAIADLQDVGACKQIHALIIKSGYQADSFIINSIVDSYGKSSQVHDAARVFEECPNLDLPSYTSMITSYSQYGQGEEALKLFLKLLNMDLKPDSFVCSSLLNACANLSAYEQGKQIHVHVLKLGFISDVFAGNSLVNMYAKCGSIEDAGCAFSEVPERGVVSWSAMIGGLAQHGHGKEALQLFNDMLKDGVAPNHVTLVSVLCACNHAGLVNEAGWYFENMKMNFGIEPTQEHYACMIDVLGRAGKLDKAVNLVDNMPFEANATIWGGLLGAAKIHKNLELGQRAAEMLYTLDPEKSGTHVILANIYASAGLWENVAKVRRLMKDSKVKKEPGMSWMEIKDNIYTFIVGDRSHSRSEEIYAKLEELGQLMAKAGYVPMVEIDLHDVRKKEKEVLLSYHSEKLAVAFGLISTPDGAPIRVKKNLRICLDCHTAFKFICKIASREIIIRDVNRFHHFRDGSCSCGDYW, from the exons ATGCTGGAGCTTGAGTTAAGCTTTCATCTTCTACGAGACAAACAAGATAGTTTG CTGGCATGTATGCTTCTTCCCACAGTCACGAAATTTGCCTCGAGCAACATTTCCTACTCAAAGCTTTTATCTCAATTTTCTCTGACCAAGTCTTTAAATGAAGGCCTCCAAATTCACACACACCTATTAAAGGTCGGGTTATCCAAGGATTCAAAACACTGGAACCATTTGATTAATTTATACTCCAAGTGTAAAGCTTTTAGCCAGGCATGCAAGCTGATTGAAGAAAATCACGAACAAGATGTGGTATCCTGGTCCTCTTTGATATCTGGGTATGCCAAGAATGGCCTTAGTGAAGAAGCCCTTCTGGCTTTTCGCAAAATGCATATATTGGGAATTAGATGTAATGAATTTACTTTCCCCAGCATACTCAAGGCATGTGCAGGTTCCAAAAATTTTGTGCTTGGGAAGCAAGTTCATGGGATTATTGTGCAAACTGGGTTTGAATCAGATGTATTTGTTGCAAATACATTGGTGGTTATGTATGCTAAATGTGACAATTATGTTGATTCTATGAGATTGTTTGAGGGTATTCCAGAAAGGAATGTTGTTTCTTTTAACGCCCTGTTATCATGTTACACGCAAAGTGATTCTTTTTGGGAAGCACTGGCGTTGTTTCAAGAAATGGTTGCAAGTGAAGTTAGGCCCGATGAGTTTAGTTTGTCAACTATATTAAATGCCACGACAGGGCTAAGAGATATTTATCAGGGAAAGAAGATCCATGGCTATCTCATTAAGCTTGGATACGAGGATGATCCATTCTCATTGAACGCACTAGTTGACATGTATGCAAAAGCTGGGGATCTGGGAGATGCAGTTACTGTTTTTGATAATATTAAAGAACCTGATATTATTTCGTGGAATGCTGCCATCGCTGGATGTGTGCttaatgagtatcatgaaagGGCTTTAGAATTGTTAGAACAGATGAAGAGATCGGGTATTCACCCCAATATGTTCACCTTATCGAGTGCTTGTAAAGCTTGTGCAGCATTGGGATTAGAAGAATTGGGTAAGCAGTTTCACTGCTATTTCATTAGGATGGAGATGATGAACGATAGCTTTGTGGGTGTTGGTCTCATTGACATGTATTGCAAGTGTCGGTTGATGAAGGATGCAGTAACAATTTATCGGTTGATGCCGCACAAAGACTTGGTTGCACTGAATGCAATGATTTCTGGATACTCACAAAATGGGCAGAACGGAGAAGCTCTGTATCTATTCATGGAGATGTACAAAGAGACAATGGGATTTGACCAGGCAACCATACTAGTGGTTCTTAATGCGATTGCAGATTTGCAGGATGTTGGCGCCTGCAAACAAATTCATGCACTTATAATAAAATCAGGCTACCAAGCTGATAGTTTCATTATAAACAGTATTGTTGATTCATATGGAAAAAGTAGCCAGGTGCATGATGCGGCTAGAGTATTTGAAGAGTGCCCAAATCTTGATTTGCCATCTTATACATCAATGATAACTTCTTATTCTCAGTATGGACAGGGCGAAGAAGCTTTGAAGCTTTTTTTAAAGCTACTAAACATGGATCTTAAGCCAGATTCTTTTGTTTGCAGTTCGCTTCTTAATGCGTGTGCAAATTTATCTGCTTATGAACAGGGGAAGCAAATCCACGTTCATGTGTTGAAATTAGGGTTCATATCAGATGTTTTTGCCGGAAATTCACTTGTCAACATGTATGCTAAATGCGGAAGTATAGAGGATGCTGGTTGTGCtttctctgaggttcctgagagaGGTGTTGTATCATGGTCTGCAATGATTGGGGGGCTTGCGCAACATGGGCATGGTAAAGAGGCCCTCCAGTTATTCAATGACATGTTGAAAGACGGTGTTGCTCCCAACCACGTGACGTTAGTCAGTGTCCTTTGCGCGTGTAATCATGCCGGGCTTGTTAATGAAGCTGGGTGGTATTTTGAGAACATGAAAATGAATTTCGGCATAGAACCAACACAAGAGCACTATGCTTGCATGATTGATGTTCTTGGCCGTGCTGGAAAATTGGACAAGGCAGTGAATCTCGTGGATAATATGCCATTTGAAGCTAATGCCACCATTTGGGGGGGTCTTCTTGGTGCTGCAAAAATTCACAAGAATCTAGAGCTAGGACAACGTGCTGCCGAGATGCTTTATACTCTTGATCCAGAAAAATCTGGTACCCATGTTATTCTTGCAAATATATACGCCTCTGCGGGATTATGGGAAAATGTTGCAAAGGTGAGAAGACTAATGAAAGACAGCAAAGTGAAGAAGGAACCAGGGATGAGTTGGATGGAGATAAAAGACAATATCTACACATTTATAGTTGGAGATAGAAGCCATTCTAGAAGTGAAGAGATATATGCAAAACTCGAGGAGCTGGGACAACTAATGGCCAAAGCTGGTTATGTTCCTATGGTAGAGATTGATCTCCACGAtgttagaaagaaagaaaaagaagtTCTTCTCTCGTATCATAGTGAAAAGCTTGCGGTTGCTTTTGGGCTGATTTCCACCCCAGATGGAGCACCTATCAGGGTGAAAAAAAATCTTCGAATCTGTTTGGACTGCCATACAGCATTCAAATTCATCTGTAAAATTGCTTCAAGGGAAATTATTATCAGAGATGTTAACCGGTTCCACCATTTTAGAGATGGATCTTGCTCCTGTGGGGATTATTGGTAA